GAGCAGAATTCCGTGTCGTAGGTGAAGTATTCGTACACTTCGTCCGAAATACAGTAAATGTCACCTTCGACAATCACCTTGGCAAGAGCTTCGAGTTCGGCCTTGCTGTAAACGGCTCCTGTCGGGTTGCAAGGGTTGTTCAAGAGGATTGCCTTGGTTTTTGCGGTAATGGCTGCCTTCAGGGCTTCGGGCTTAATCTTGAACCCGTCTTCAATCTTGGTGTTTACGATCACCGGCTTTCCGCCGAGCCATTTCACCAGTTCCGGGTAAGTCACCCAGTACGGTGCCGGAATAATCACTTCGTCGCCTTCGTTGACCAAGGCTGCAAGCGAGTTGAACACGGCGTGCTTGGCACCGCTTGTCATGATAATCTGTTCGGGCTTGTAGTTCAGACCGTTTTCGACTTTCAGTTTTTCGGCCACGGCCTTGCGCACTTCGAGAATGCCTACGGGAGCGGTGTAGCGGGTCTTGCCTTCGCGAATGGCCTTGCAGGCTGCATCTTGAATTGGGGTCGGAGTCGGAAAATCGGGTTCGCCGGCACCCAGGCTTACAACGTCTTTGCCATCGGCAATCATCTGTTTTGCCAAGGTGTCGATAGCGACGGTTAAAGAGGCGGCGATATTAAGAGTTCTTGTGGATAAGTCTTTCATGTCTGAGTTTAGCCTTTTTCAAAATGCGGTAGGCGTCCAAGGTGCTTGCCACCAAGGGGTAAATGGTAAAATGCGAAATAAAGATGCAAACAAGTCCGAGCGCTGCAATCAGGCCCATGCCATTGATTCCCGGGTGTGACGAGAACAGCATGGCGATTGCTCCGATGAACGAAGCTCCCTGTGCAATCATGACCGAAATCAGTTTTGTCTGCAGAACGCTCCAGGCGTTTCCGCCTTGTTTTTCGTAGTACGAAGACCAAAGCTGCAAGGATCCGTCGACACTTGCGCCAATCAAGAGTACAAAGGCGATAGAGCTGTATGCCGAAATCTGGATGTTGAATACATGAACCAAAATGGTAACCCAGCTCATGGCAAACAGCGACGGCAACAAGGTGAAGAAGGCTCGGCTCAATTTGTTGTAGAACATCAAGAGGATAATCCAGAGCAGAACGGTTCCCAAGAGAATGGACTTGTTGATGTTCCCTAGAATGGTGTCCAGGAGTGAAGCTCTCAGAATCGGGGTTCCGCAAATCTTGTAGGTCTTGTCGTGGATTCCGTCAAGTTGTTGCAGCTGCTTGGCGATATGACGACAGGTGAGACCGTTGTTCGGGTCGGAACTGGGAATAATGAAGGCGAAAACACCCGGATTGTCTCTTTTGTCCGCGAATTTGCGGCGGATGTTTTCAGACAGTACGAATTCCTTGACGTCGTTCTCGTAGTTGTCGAACATTTCGACAATCGATGCACTATCCTTGGGACTCAGCCTCGAAAGAACGTCCTCAGTAATCAATTTTTTCAGCGTTTCGATTTTGTGCTTTTTCTCGATGCTGACTTTGGGTAAGAACTGGTATTGCGTATAGATTTTGCCCAAATCTTTGAGTCGGCCTTTCTGCTGCAGGTGTTCA
This window of the uncultured Fibrobacter sp. genome carries:
- a CDS encoding pyridoxal phosphate-dependent aminotransferase, whose protein sequence is MKDLSTRTLNIAASLTVAIDTLAKQMIADGKDVVSLGAGEPDFPTPTPIQDAACKAIREGKTRYTAPVGILEVRKAVAEKLKVENGLNYKPEQIIMTSGAKHAVFNSLAALVNEGDEVIIPAPYWVTYPELVKWLGGKPVIVNTKIEDGFKIKPEALKAAITAKTKAILLNNPCNPTGAVYSKAELEALAKVIVEGDIYCISDEVYEYFTYDTEFCSAAALPGMAERTIVINGFSKSHCMTGWRIGYDAAPAEIAKIIGKIQGQATHHPSNVAQYAALGALQMDKSNVHAMQAAFRKRRDYMLKRTAEILPEPCHAPEGAFYLFAPVKSFYGKKTPEGKVIGGSIELCEYLLQSQGLAIVPGAAFGDDSCVRFSYAASDETLQKACDRFIRGLSELK
- a CDS encoding MMPL family transporter; amino-acid sequence: VVAASSLVMASLFSAFILVPLPGLREFGILGAIGSLLNLMVCPLLTASLLLLLQRKKPFDISFSSITPNHRKRLFSFKTNWIIIVVISIASATAWLYSGTNLTFLYDFKKTEMQLEEREARALMAETGFSTYDPIIVMLPDSSYNDDLVENFEHLQQKGRLKDLGKIYTQYQFLPKVSIEKKHKIETLKKLITEDVLSRLSPKDSASIVEMFDNYENDVKEFVLSENIRRKFADKRDNPGVFAFIIPSSDPNNGLTCRHIAKQLQQLDGIHDKTYKICGTPILRASLLDTILGNINKSILLGTVLLWIILLMFYNKLSRAFFTLLPSLFAMSWVTILVHVFNIQISAYSSIAFVLLIGASVDGSLQLWSSYYEKQGGNAWSVLQTKLISVMIAQGASFIGAIAMLFSSHPGINGMGLIAALGLVCIFISHFTIYPLVASTLDAYRILKKAKLRHERLIHKNS